In Bacillus sp. NP247, one DNA window encodes the following:
- a CDS encoding sigma-54-dependent Fis family transcriptional regulator, whose amino-acid sequence MLASPFYLHTWKKFVDEGVLDSNRINERISESWHRCKQANVNPHMNKGQKILSSNIFQDQKKKSEIFLDIAIPQIQNMRKTIDELQMMALLIDPDGYVLSLSGNQQTLKRAKHINFIEGVKWTEAAVGTNAIGTALQIEEAIMISGTEHYSIASHSWSCAASPIHNDDGKLIGVLDFSCPIEFSHPYMLGMVTSIAHAIERECSIRVHQNELHLIHRFLDVIDSDEQVVICNHRDVIVSASKRVRERVCNWSRMKLEDLIHNGLKSKIEVPVYSNDRMIGKCIYLKENKQANLFSNFPFINGITFPGVIGTSSVFQHTLEEIKLVSPTDASVYVCGETGVGKEYVARAIHENSPRKNGPFIAVNCGSLPKELMESELFGYAEGAFTGARRQGYKGKFEQADGGTIFLDEIGEVPPEMQVALLRVLQERTVTPIGSSKEVPVNIRVITATHKDLLRLVEEGKFRQDLYYRLHVYPLYVPSLIERKEDIPYFIQHFCERKDWNVVFPKSICNQFSQHTWPGNIRELLNVLERIYILSQGREICEKQISFLLQTMMGNQHQLELQAENKTEHTLNFRKKIQRDSMIEALEKTNGNVSLAAKLLDVPRSTFYKRMQKFRL is encoded by the coding sequence ATGTTAGCTTCACCGTTTTACTTACATACATGGAAAAAGTTTGTTGATGAAGGTGTCCTTGATTCGAACCGTATAAACGAAAGAATTTCAGAGTCATGGCATCGATGTAAACAAGCAAATGTGAACCCTCATATGAATAAAGGTCAGAAAATTTTGTCTTCTAATATTTTTCAGGATCAAAAGAAAAAAAGTGAAATCTTCCTTGATATAGCAATTCCTCAAATACAAAATATGAGAAAAACCATTGATGAACTGCAAATGATGGCATTATTAATCGATCCAGATGGTTACGTTCTATCGTTAAGTGGAAATCAACAAACGTTGAAACGAGCGAAACATATTAATTTTATTGAAGGTGTGAAATGGACGGAAGCAGCTGTTGGTACAAATGCGATAGGAACCGCGTTACAGATTGAAGAGGCTATTATGATAAGTGGTACAGAGCATTATTCTATCGCATCTCATAGTTGGAGCTGTGCGGCCTCTCCGATTCATAATGATGACGGGAAATTAATTGGGGTTCTAGATTTCTCCTGTCCAATTGAGTTTTCACATCCATATATGCTCGGAATGGTAACTTCGATCGCACATGCGATTGAACGTGAATGTAGTATTCGAGTACATCAAAATGAACTGCATTTAATCCATCGTTTTTTAGATGTAATTGACAGTGATGAACAAGTTGTTATTTGTAACCATCGTGACGTTATCGTTTCCGCGAGCAAGAGGGTTCGTGAACGAGTATGTAATTGGTCACGAATGAAACTTGAAGATTTAATACACAATGGATTGAAATCTAAAATAGAAGTACCAGTATATAGTAATGATAGAATGATTGGGAAATGTATTTATTTAAAGGAAAATAAACAGGCGAATTTATTTTCTAATTTCCCATTTATAAACGGAATTACTTTTCCTGGAGTTATTGGGACAAGCAGCGTATTTCAACATACTTTAGAAGAAATTAAGCTTGTTTCACCGACTGACGCTAGTGTATATGTATGTGGTGAAACAGGTGTAGGGAAAGAATATGTAGCGAGAGCGATTCATGAAAATAGTCCAAGAAAAAATGGTCCTTTTATAGCTGTTAACTGCGGTTCATTACCGAAAGAATTAATGGAAAGTGAATTATTCGGTTATGCTGAAGGTGCGTTCACAGGTGCGCGGCGCCAAGGATATAAAGGGAAATTCGAACAAGCAGACGGAGGAACAATATTTTTAGATGAAATTGGTGAAGTGCCGCCAGAGATGCAAGTGGCATTATTGCGTGTTTTGCAAGAACGAACAGTAACCCCAATTGGTAGTTCAAAAGAGGTACCAGTAAATATTCGTGTTATTACTGCGACACATAAAGATTTACTACGATTAGTAGAAGAAGGGAAATTCCGTCAAGATTTATATTATCGTTTACATGTTTATCCCCTATATGTTCCGTCGTTAATAGAAAGAAAAGAGGATATTCCGTACTTCATACAACATTTTTGTGAACGAAAGGATTGGAATGTTGTATTTCCAAAGAGTATTTGTAATCAATTTTCACAGCATACATGGCCCGGAAATATTCGAGAATTATTAAATGTATTAGAACGCATATACATTTTGTCGCAAGGAAGGGAAATATGCGAAAAACAAATCTCTTTTTTATTACAAACAATGATGGGAAATCAACATCAACTTGAATTGCAAGCAGAAAATAAAACAGAGCATACATTAAATTTCCGTAAAAAAATACAGCGTGATAGTATGATTGAAGCGCTAGAAAAGACGAATGGAAATGTTTCGTTAGCTGCAAAACTATTAGATGTGCCACGCAGTACATTTTATAAACGTATGCAAAAATTTAGGCTATAA
- a CDS encoding NIPSNAP family protein, translating to MFYRRKYYIVENKFVEIFNEHFTNTNLPNQLKHGSRLIGRWMKDNNDGTTEIFAIWEYDSYDQYKEIESKIRSDEIHVKRIHDWYEKYGGREYVLKKYILELKNEELVCTEK from the coding sequence ATGTTTTACAGAAGAAAGTACTATATAGTAGAGAATAAATTTGTAGAAATATTTAATGAGCATTTTACTAACACGAACTTACCTAATCAGTTAAAGCATGGTTCCAGACTAATAGGACGCTGGATGAAAGATAATAATGATGGTACAACAGAAATATTCGCCATATGGGAATATGATAGTTATGATCAGTATAAAGAAATTGAATCAAAAATTAGAAGTGACGAGATTCATGTTAAAAGAATACATGATTGGTATGAAAAATATGGCGGAAGAGAATATGTTTTAAAGAAGTACATATTAGAGTTAAAAAATGAAGAGTTAGTATGCACTGAAAAGTGA
- a CDS encoding DUF4085 family protein: MKYFNKDWYKEMQVSGFLIFPATLEESEEMLRESEKIGMDYKQSLREDVEEKKEDLLKFLPKSIHPYIHDNTIKSEYPSEKLKKLMLEWTEDYEKRMDDLEQAYIDNYNSIKEKLAQNVVQLHEYSLHDSVVKSVERRSEDTLIITIDCSGTFNEFDKLEVTFTGVTKCFIPENFEGAWWLCHEIDLTNEGFELGILFDCPFEEVMICAKDVLLEIGD; this comes from the coding sequence TTGAAGTATTTCAATAAAGATTGGTATAAAGAAATGCAAGTATCTGGATTTTTAATTTTCCCAGCAACGTTGGAGGAATCGGAAGAGATGTTGCGAGAGAGCGAAAAGATAGGAATGGATTATAAGCAAAGTTTAAGAGAAGACGTGGAAGAAAAGAAAGAAGATTTATTAAAGTTTCTACCTAAGTCAATACATCCATACATTCATGACAATACAATTAAGTCAGAATACCCATCGGAAAAATTAAAGAAACTTATGCTTGAGTGGACAGAAGATTATGAGAAAAGAATGGATGATTTAGAACAAGCATATATAGATAATTATAATAGTATAAAAGAAAAGCTTGCGCAGAATGTCGTTCAACTACATGAATACTCGCTACATGATAGTGTAGTCAAATCAGTAGAGAGAAGATCAGAAGATACACTAATAATAACTATAGATTGCAGTGGTACTTTCAATGAATTTGATAAATTGGAAGTAACTTTTACAGGAGTAACGAAATGTTTTATTCCGGAAAATTTTGAAGGTGCTTGGTGGTTATGTCATGAAATAGACCTTACTAATGAAGGTTTCGAATTGGGTATTTTATTTGATTGTCCATTTGAAGAAGTTATGATTTGTGCAAAAGATGTATTGTTGGAGATAGGTGACTAG
- a CDS encoding YczI family protein produces MIRITTFILAIIIMGYSIYSWNDDSKQSMLILQLLLGFMLAGIGIQNVKKEEKENKNMGLLFLLTSLFCIIVPLIKYLK; encoded by the coding sequence ATGATTAGAATTACCACATTCATACTCGCTATTATTATAATGGGCTATTCTATTTACAGTTGGAATGATGACTCGAAGCAAAGTATGCTTATTTTGCAATTATTGTTAGGATTTATGCTTGCTGGTATCGGGATACAAAACGTTAAGAAGGAGGAAAAAGAGAATAAGAATATGGGGTTGTTGTTTTTACTTACATCGCTATTTTGTATCATTGTACCGTTAATAAAATATTTAAAATAA
- a CDS encoding GNAT family N-acetyltransferase has product MIIKGQEFHINGLTYTIRSAAETDAEQLAKIRVQIDGETENMDREAGEGFIDKVGFQKIIKTDSEELKNLFLVVEVHNRIVGFSRCEGSNLKRLSHKVEFGVCILREFWGYGMGKSLLQQCIQWADENEVKKISLQVLGTNKKAIQLYKKLGFEVEGVLKNDKRLSDGKYYNTVVMGRFIHTFHKRGVVECFTEESTI; this is encoded by the coding sequence ATGATTATAAAAGGACAAGAGTTTCATATAAATGGATTAACTTATACAATTCGTTCTGCAGCTGAAACAGATGCAGAGCAGTTAGCGAAAATTAGAGTTCAGATCGATGGCGAAACTGAAAATATGGATAGAGAAGCTGGAGAGGGATTTATAGATAAGGTAGGGTTTCAAAAAATAATAAAAACAGATAGTGAAGAACTGAAGAATCTCTTTTTAGTTGTAGAAGTGCACAATCGAATCGTTGGATTTTCAAGATGTGAAGGATCAAATTTGAAGAGATTATCTCATAAAGTAGAGTTTGGCGTTTGTATTTTAAGAGAGTTTTGGGGATATGGGATGGGTAAGAGTTTATTGCAACAATGTATTCAGTGGGCTGATGAAAATGAAGTGAAAAAGATATCATTACAAGTGTTAGGGACAAACAAAAAAGCCATTCAGCTTTATAAAAAATTAGGGTTTGAAGTAGAAGGTGTTTTGAAAAATGATAAAAGGCTGTCGGATGGGAAGTATTATAATACGGTAGTAATGGGAAGATTTATTCATACATTTCATAAAAGAGGTGTAGTGGAATGTTTTACAGAAGAAAGTACTATATAG
- a CDS encoding DUF3977 family protein produces the protein MKYIEIGIGNRWFVRTETENKDGTEFEERGIIKPIYFESLYVRIWLRKTCFILDTKEGFKKVRKSRAEYKFIVGMVSRLNQ, from the coding sequence GTGAAGTATATTGAAATTGGTATCGGGAATAGGTGGTTCGTTCGAACGGAAACTGAAAATAAAGATGGAACTGAATTTGAGGAACGAGGAATTATAAAACCGATTTATTTTGAGTCTTTATATGTACGAATTTGGTTACGGAAAACGTGTTTTATTTTAGATACGAAAGAGGGCTTTAAGAAAGTAAGAAAAAGTAGAGCTGAGTATAAGTTTATTGTTGGAATGGTGAGTAGGTTAAACCAATAG
- a CDS encoding DeoR/GlpR family DNA-binding transcription regulator: MFTEERREKILELLKKDGRVIAKDLAEKFDMSIDSIRRDLSIMEKDGFLKRTRGGAIEFARVRNLAAEPSKRYSNGSKYEDAIAKMAASYIKEGDSIFIGGASIHYAMLKYLPETSFTVITNALEIASKLREYKNVDTYLIGGKVKPSGNMTDTLASELISRFSIDLYFSTGGGISLNGISTATPEVAYFGKIVSEIARRNICLAPHNKLGINCFIEGESLREIDLIITDEEASKETIQEFEKQGKEILIASIDCV, from the coding sequence ATGTTTACTGAAGAGCGTAGAGAGAAAATTTTAGAGTTACTTAAAAAAGACGGAAGAGTAATCGCAAAAGATCTGGCAGAAAAATTTGATATGTCTATTGATTCTATAAGAAGAGATCTATCTATTATGGAGAAGGATGGTTTTTTAAAAAGAACTCGTGGAGGTGCAATAGAGTTTGCCCGAGTGAGGAACTTAGCCGCAGAGCCATCTAAACGTTATAGTAATGGCTCTAAATATGAGGATGCAATTGCAAAAATGGCTGCTTCGTATATAAAAGAAGGTGATTCAATTTTTATTGGCGGGGCTTCTATCCATTATGCAATGTTAAAGTATTTACCTGAAACATCATTTACAGTGATTACGAATGCTTTAGAAATTGCTAGTAAGTTACGGGAGTATAAGAATGTAGATACGTACTTAATTGGTGGAAAAGTGAAGCCATCAGGAAATATGACAGATACACTTGCCTCAGAATTGATAAGTCGATTCTCAATTGATCTGTATTTTTCTACAGGTGGCGGCATTTCATTGAATGGTATAAGTACTGCAACGCCGGAAGTTGCTTATTTTGGAAAAATAGTAAGTGAAATTGCTAGAAGAAACATTTGTTTAGCTCCTCATAATAAACTCGGAATAAACTGCTTTATAGAAGGAGAGTCACTGAGAGAAATTGACCTTATAATAACAGATGAAGAGGCTAGTAAAGAAACAATTCAAGAATTTGAGAAACAAGGTAAAGAAATTTTGATAGCATCAATAGACTGCGTTTAA